Genomic segment of Truepera radiovictrix DSM 17093:
TGACGGGGTACCGTCACGACGAGGTCGTCGGCCGTTCGGTCTACGAGCTCGACCTCCTCGCGGGGGTTAAGGACCGCGAGGAGGCGCTTAGGCGCTTTCGCGAACAGAGGACGGTGCCGCAGATGGAGGCGCGGCTGCCGACCAAGGGGGGCGACAAGCTGGTGATCGTCGCGGGGCAACCCTTGGAGGTCATGGGCGAGCCCTGCATGCTCTTCTCGTTTATCGACCTCGAGCGTTGGGAAAAGGCGCAGCTCGAGCTGCGGCACTCCGAAGAGCGCTTCGCCAAAGCCTTCAAGCTCGCGCCGGTCGCGGCGACGCTCAGCGTCGAGGGCGTTTTGGTCGACGTCAACGCCGCTTTCGAGGAGCTCACCGAGTACCACGCCGCCGAGGTGCTCGGCAAACCCCTGCGCGCGCTGCGGCTCTGGGAGGACCCGCCCGAGGGGGCGGGCCGGCAGCTCGAGCGCAAGCTGCGCACGAAGTCGGGTGCGGTGCTCGACACGTTGGTCTTCGCCGAAGCGATCACCCTAGAGGGCAAACCGGGGCTGCTGAGCATGTTCCACGACATCACCCTGCGCAAACAGACCGAAGCGGAGCTTCTGGCCGCCATCGACGCGGTGATGCAAGACGCCACCTGGTTCGGCCGTTCGGTGGTCGAGCGGCTGTTGCGGGCGCGCCGCGGGGCGACGGCGGAGGCGCCCGGGGCGACGCTCGGCGACCTGACGGCGCGCGAGCGGCAGGTGCTCGAGCTCATCGCCGAGGGGCAGAAAAACGAGGAGATCGCGCTCGCCCTTGGGTTGTCCAAAAACACCGTGCGTAACTACGTCGCCAACCTCTACGCCAAGATCGGCGTGCAGGGCCGCGCGGAGGCGGTGATCTGGGCGCGCGAGCGCGGGGTGATCGGGACCACCAAAGCGCCCCTGATCGTGCTGCCCAACACGCTCTCGCGGTAGAGGCGTCCGCGCGGCGGGGGGCGTCTGACGCGCTTTTACTGCGCTTTTACTGTGATGTGCGCTGGCACCTG
This window contains:
- a CDS encoding PAS domain S-box protein; this translates as MTAEPAQSDLYAVVGALHDAVLVFSVEGALVYANGAALALHGVRELSALGGDAETYARRFPVYVGGAEQPAAAHPAVRAGRGEHLSGETLQLGRSGEEPQWVLEARSLTLSEGGCALIFNDITDEAEAEKRFERTFAANPAPAVISRYRDLRFIKVNQGFLEMTGYRHDEVVGRSVYELDLLAGVKDREEALRRFREQRTVPQMEARLPTKGGDKLVIVAGQPLEVMGEPCMLFSFIDLERWEKAQLELRHSEERFAKAFKLAPVAATLSVEGVLVDVNAAFEELTEYHAAEVLGKPLRALRLWEDPPEGAGRQLERKLRTKSGAVLDTLVFAEAITLEGKPGLLSMFHDITLRKQTEAELLAAIDAVMQDATWFGRSVVERLLRARRGATAEAPGATLGDLTARERQVLELIAEGQKNEEIALALGLSKNTVRNYVANLYAKIGVQGRAEAVIWARERGVIGTTKAPLIVLPNTLSR